AATCGGCGCGTGCAGTTCCTCATCGTGCCGGCATCAGGTGACAAGAAAAAGAAGCCTTGAAGATGACGCATTGCTTTTGGTACACTGGTGACATGGCTGCTCGGGTGCGCGTTTCATTCGGGATTGCTGCGGTGGCTGTCGTATCGGCGCTGGGCGTGCTGGGTTGTGATGCTGGCGGGCTGATCGTGGTGGAGAACAAGGGCGATCAGACGCCGCGGCGCGACCCGGCTTCGACGGACATGGTTTCGGGCGGCACGGTGGTGAAGAACAGCAAGTACAAGCTGGTGTACACGATGGGTCAGCCGACGCCGCAGAGCCGCGTGACGGGCGGCGAGAAGACGCTCAACGGTGGCGTCGTGGGAGCGACGCAGGGGCCGTAAGGGCATTTTTGTTGGTGGGAGCCGCGCGACACGTGATGCGAATCATGGTAGGGTCGGGTTGATGGTACCCCACGATCCGATCCTCGAAGTATTCGACAGAGCTCCTGTGGGCGAGCCGTATACGCCAGAGCAACGTGCAGAGCTCGACCGAGCCGTGGCAGATATTGCCGCGGGGAAAGTCGTGCCCATTTCGCACGAAGAAGTGCACGCATGGGTTGCGTCGCGAGCGCGTTCAATGCTCGATTACTCGTGAGGCGTGCCTTGATTTTCTCGCGCCTTTAGCGTGGCCATCAGTATTGGCACCACCGCCCGGTCCTTTGCACGGCCAGTCTTCAATTTAACATCAATGAGTGTCGGTAGATCGAGAACACGAAAGGACGTATCTCCATCTGACAATACCTCACTATGAGGCAAAAGTTCGTCATAACCCTGACCAACTTCGAGCTCGCATAGTGGATCAAATGGTCCGAGCAGCGTTGATAAATTGATGTGCCCGTTTCCCGCAAGCATTGCTGCTGTTGGGCGAAGTCGTCGATTGGCGAAGTCGTAACGCATGGTCGCGTCCAGCTTCAAGAGTAAATCGAGTAACCGGGCAATGTTATCTGGTGTTCGTCGATGAACGACATCCAGATCCTGCGTCGTAATAGGCGCGCCGTGTAGAAGGCCTGCGGCACCACCAACGACGATGAACTCCACCCCCGCGCGAACCAATTCCGTGACAAACCGCTCAGGGTCAACGACTTTCGGGTGCTCCACGTCGGAACCTCGTAGCAAACCGTGCCATCGCTACGCCCGCTCGCAAGCGCTCGAAGGGCGACCGCTGAAGAGCCAAACGAATCAGCGATTCGTCTACCTCCGATACAGCCATGATGAGCTCCGCGTCCATACGCTGAAGTAGCTCACTGCTGCTGCGTGGTCGTTCAGACCTCGCCTCGACACGGTCCATGCCGCAAGCCTAGCACGCCCCAGAGCTCTCCAAACGCAGCCTCTTCTCCCGCCTCGCACAAAAGTTTTCGCCACAAATTACAAGTGCCACGATGGCCTGTGCTACGGCCCAAATCGATGGGTGCGCAAGCGACCGCATGGGACCGAAACGAAGGCCGCTCCGATACGAAAGTCGGGCAAAGTGAACGATTTGGAGGCGTACGAGCGGACTTCGTCGCCACCCTGGGACGCCGCGTCCTCGAACTGCGAGCTGCCGTGGCAAGACTGGGCGAAGATGCGTCGTCGTCCGCAAGGCGCGATGACCTGCGCCGCCGCGTGCATGCGCTCGCTGCCGCTGCAAGGCTGCTTCGCTTCAACAAGCTCGCCGCCGAGCTCGCGGGGAGCGAAGCCCTGGTCGACCGCATCGCTCAGCGCGGGAAACTCACCGAGGAAGACGCGAAACAACTGTGCGAGCTGCTCGATAGGCTGCCCGAGCTGGCCTGGAGCGAAGCGGCGCTCGTGGATCCGGACTCCGTGCCGCGTCCGGGAAGCACGCCGCCTCGCCCCATGATCGCCCCCGACGTACCACGGGACGCGAGCGAAGATATCGTTGCAAAGCAAACGAAATTCGATGCACCTCAAACGATTTTGTTTGTCGGACCCGCGCACCTCGCCGAGGGGCTCGCGACCGAAGACGACCCGGAATCGTTCGAGATCGAACGAACGGATGACTTTGCAAAAGCCGCGGATCTTGCCCGAGCGCTCGCGCCCGATGTGATCGTGATCGACGCGGACAAACCGAGCGCCCGGCAGCTCGTCGCGGCGCTGCTGGCCGATCCGATGACGGAAGAAGCTCCCATCATCCTGCTCGGTCGGTTCGTAAAAGCCGACGATGCAGCGCTCTACGCAGCGCTCGGGGTGGCTCGAACGCTGCCGAAGCCGGTGTCACCAAGCGCCTTGCGCAAAGCGATCATCGAGGTGACCGCGAGCTACGTGAAGCGCGAGATCGCGCGCGCTCCGATCGGTGAAGTGACACTCGACGAGCTTGGCAAACGCCTGGCCGAAGAGCTGCGACGAGGTCTCTGCGATGCGGCCGATGAACGAGCGCGACAGATGCGGATCTCATGCGGCGAAGGCAGCGAAATGCTCGCGGCGCTTTGGGGCACGGTCGCACGCATTCGGGACCTCGTGACGATCGAGTCGCGGGGGGCCGTGAGGTTCGTGCAGAGCGGGCCGGAAGGCGCGCTGCCGTATGCACCATGGTTCGGCGAGACAAACGCGCGCGGCGATCAAGCGAGCCGCGTGCGATCGCTCGGAGAAGCGCGCGGAACGAAAGGTGCGTCGCTCGAGCGCATGAGCATCGTCGTCGCGGATGACGATGCAGCGATCACGTGGTTCTTGGCCGGCGTGCTTCGTTCCGCCGGAGCAACCGTGTACGAAGCGCGCGACGGCGAGCGGGCGTTCGAGCTTGCGTGTGAGCATTCGCCGGACCTCGTCCTCAGCGACATCGTGATGCCGGGCCTCGATGGGTTTGCGCTGTGCCGAGCGATCAAGCGGGATTTTGCGCTGCGCGACGTGCCCGTGGTGCTCCTGTCGTGGAAGGAAGACCTTTTGCAGCGCGTGCGAGAGCTCGGTGCAGGCGCGGATGGGTACATGCGCAAGGAAGCGAGTGCCGCGTCGATCGTGCAGCGACTGCGCGAGATCCTCGGGCCGCGGCTTCGCGTGGCGGAACGTTTGGCACGAGGTGGCGAAGTGCGCGGGCGCCTGGAAGGTTTGACGCCACGAACCCTGCTTTCGCTGGCCTGTACGCATCTGCCCGCATCGACGCTGACCGTGCGCGATGCGCGTGACCTGTACGAAGTGGAAATTCGTGAGGGGCATCCCGTGCGGGCCACTCGCACGACCGCCGATGGATCGTACGAACGTGGCCCCGGGGTGCTTGCGAGGCTGCTTGGCGTTGGCTCGGGTCGGTTTGTCGTGGTACCCATCGCGCATGATGACGTCGAACGCTTGTCGGCTGCGCGTCCTGACTTGTTCGGGTCGCTTGCCGAGCAATTGGTCCCGCCGATTGCTTCGGCCCGAGCGGCGCAGCGCCTGCTTTCGGGTGGTTCGCTGATGCTCGCGACACGCGTCGAAGTGGACCTCGGCGTGCTCGGATCGCTCGTGGACGCGATGCCGGATCGTGCGCGATCCGTGCTGCGGGCGATCGCGGACGGCGCGTCGCCGCGGGACATCGTCGTGAGCGGTTCGACGCCTGCGCGCCTCGTTGAGGACGTGCTCTGCGATGCTGCGGCGCACGGAGCCATCAGCGCGATCGTGGGTGCGTCGGGTACGGACTTGCTCACGCCGGCCGTGCAAGCGGAGTCGGAGCGGCTTCGAGGTATCCGGAGGTTGGAGCCGGTGGTCGTTCCGCCGCTCTCCGAAGTGCTGCCGGAGCCCGTGTCGAGCACGCCGCAGCCGGTGTCGGCCGTGATCGATCGCTCGGCCACGCCTCTACCGGCGGTCGTACGTGACGAACCTTCACCAGCCGCGCCGATTGTCGAGACGAACGCGACGAAGCATCAGGTCGAAGACAAGCCGCGCGAAACGTTGCGTGCTGCGGAAAAACCGGCGGTGCTCGTCACGCCGCACGATGACGACGATGACGATGCAACGACGCTTGCGCTTTTGGGACAGAGCCCCGTTTCGCATGCTGCAGCACCAAAGGTTTCCGCGAACGACTTCACGCCGGACGTCATCAGCGGAGTGCAAACCTACATGCCGCCGCCCGTGGCGCCGGTTGTCGCACCGGAGCCTGCGCCGGCGTCGAAGGGTTTGCTGGGACAAACAGCAACCAAAGCATCCGACGTCGCGTCTGAATCCGCAGCCGTCGAGGCTGCGAAGGGCGAGCAGGCGTCTGGTTTGTCGCCGGCGCCGCTGAAGCGCGCGCCGCTGGAAGCGATTGCTCCGAGCGTGAGGCCGCCGTCATCCGAAAAAGCGCCGCTCAAAGCAAAGTCCGCATCGCCGAAGCCTGCGGCTGTGTCGAAGAAGGTGTCACCGAAGCCTCCCGTGGCGAAGCCGGTCACGAGGGTGGTGCCGCCGATGACGTTGGGATCGCTCGAGCCGCCGCCGGTCGAGGAATTGCCGCCGCCGCGCACGGCATTGCCGTCGTCGCACGCGCCGCGTCCGCGTATGGCGGAGGCCGAGGTGCATGCGGGCATGCAAGCGGCGGAGCCGCCGAAACGGGACAATTCGCGAATGCGCGTGGGCGCGTGGATTCTGTTTGCTTTAGCGGGCGTTGTGTTTGCCGTGGGAAGCCGAGTTTCGCATCAACGCAGCCTGGAAGCGGCGCAAGCGCAGCAAGCGGCCCAAGTGGCAGAACCTGCGGACACGGAGGCTGTTCAGGCGGTGGAACCCGCTCCGGAAGCGCCCGTGGAAACGGCGACATCGCTCGACAGGAAAGAAGGGGAGTCGGCGGATTTCCCGGTATTGCCGCAGGATTTGCCATTGCGAAAAGAAGACAAGGTGCCCAAGGGGCAGGGATTGCTCGAAGTGGTCGCGGGTCCATCGGACACGATTTTCGTCGACGGGCAGCTCATTGGGACGGGCCCGGTGGTCAAGGTGCCGCTTGCGCCGAAGAAGGATCCGTACGAAATTCGTTTGCGGCTTCGAGGTGAAGAGCGCGTGCGTTTTGCGCTCGTCAAAGAAGGCCGAATGTCTCGGCTGCGTATTGCTCCGCCGTGGTCTCGTTGAAGGTTCGTTTTGCTCCCATTCTCTTGGCGCTCGGGCTCGGGCTGAGCGCCGGATGCAATGGGTGCAATCAAAAAGGCGTGGGCGACAAACCCACGCCTGCGCCGCCTTCGAGTGCCGAGGCGCCTGCATTCCCTGCAGGTCGCGTCATGACGGATCTCATCGAAGAGCTTCCAGCTTGTGACATCGAGCATCGGGGCATTTTGTTCGATGCGGGCACACCGGCGATGACCGGCCGCTATGCGTGGACCGGGACGGCTCCTCCTGGCGTCGAAAATGTCGAACACGACGCATCGACGTGGATCCGCGTTTCTTCGCGCACGTTGAAGGTGTTTTTCATGGTACCCGAGCCGAGCCATGTATTCGTTGCAACTCGCGCGCTCGGGCATGCATCGAAATCGGCATCGGTTTTACTGGACGATCAGCCGCTCGGAACGCTGAACTTCATTCGGGATCAAGTTCGAGTGGCCACGACGCCGGTGACGAATCTCCCCGTCGACGCCGGCATGCACACGCTCACATTTCGATTTTCCGGTAAAGTGCGCGATGACGATGCATTCGTCGACATCGATTGGATTCGTATTGGTATCCCCGACGAGAGCACGGTGACGTTCGGGGCTCCGACGTTGCGGGACATCGTGACGACGCGTGCGGCGCTGTCGGGGGTGCCGCATCGGGCGCTCGCAATGCGTGGGCCTGGGGCATTGCGGTGCACGTTGCGCTGGCCTCCGGGAGCGCGGCTGCGCACGTCGATTGGGCTCATGGGCGCGGGCGAGGCCGATGCAACGATACGCATTTTGCGTGACGGGGAAAAACCCACGGAGCTACTCGTGCAGCACGTCACGGGTGGGGACAAAGCGGTATGGACCGACGTCGACCTACCGCTTGATGAATATGCGGGGAAGTTGTCGACGATCGAGCTCGGCATGGAAGCCACGCCACCGGGTTCGCGGGTGATGTTCGGCGATCCATCGATTGTTCTGCTTGCGCCTCCGCCGCCTGCAACGGCGAAAGCGCGGGCCGTCGTGGTGGTGGTGATGGGCAGTGTCGAGCGCGCAGCGCTGCCGCCATGGCATGGCGCGCCAACCCCGCAACTGCCTGCGCTTTCCGACTTGGCGCTCACGGCGACGACGTTTCATCGTCACCGTGCTCCGACGACGTTTCCCGGCAGCGTCGTGGCGTCGCTCTTGACCGCCTTGCCGCCTCGAGGGCATACCGTGACGGACCTTGGTGCGCGAATGCCGTCGTGGCAAACGACGCTGGGGGGCATTGCGCATGACGCGAGCATTCGAGCGGCCATGTTCACGGGGGTCCCGTCGACATTCAAGTCATTCGGATTTGGAAGCGGTTGGGAGCATTTCGTCGAATATCCTCCGTATGGCAACGATCCAGCGACCGCGCCGCTCGATGGCGCCGCAGCGTGGATGACCGATGTATTGCGACAAGCGCCGGATGCGCGCTTGCTCGTGGTGGTGCATTCGCGCGGAGGCCATCCGCCGTGGGACATCACGCCGAAGGAATTGGCGCTGCTTCCGCCGAGCAAATACACGGGCGTGATCGAACCGCGTCGAGGCGCGCAGCAATTGGCGAGCGCTCGCAAGAGAAAGAACAAGCGGGATGTCCTTTCGACGCAGGATCAGGAGCGAGTTCGGGCGCTCGAAGCGGCGGCGCTGGCTGACGAAGATCGGGCGCTCGGCAATTTGGTGACGGCGTTGAAAACGGCGGGTATATGGGAAAACACCGTATTCGTCGTGACGGGCGATGTGAGCACCGGTGCTGCGTCGCTGTATGACGAAGGAACCGACTTGGCCGAACCATTTTTGACGTTGCCGCTCTACGTGCGGTTTCCCGAAGGCCGTCATGGTGGCACGCACGTGAATTTGCCCACGGAAATATGGGATATCACGCAAACGGCGATATCGGCGCTGGGCATTTCGTTTTCACGGCAGGGGCTCGGGCGGGACCTGTCCGGCGTGGCATCGGGCCTCGAAGATTCCACGGCCGAGCCACAGATTGCGACGCTGGATGAGCGATATTCGGCGCGTTGGGGCGAGCTCATCATGACGGGGCGTTACGACGGAGTGCCCTCACTTTGCGATTTGTCGCTCGATCCGATGTGCGCTTTCAATCGTCGCGATACGATGCCCGTGGCGGCGCAGGCGCTGTTCCGGCGGATCATGGCGCGGGATCAATCGACGCGGGTGGATGTGCGGAAACGCGAGCCGGCATCGTTCGACAATGATACAGTGGCGGCGCTCCGAGTGTGGGGGACGATCGATTAGGGTGACATCACGGAACGGGCTTGCAACGAGTATAGTCGACGGGTGCAAGCTCGGCGCGGATGAACCGCACCGGGGCACCATTGCGAGTCCCCGCAAGATGCTCGGTTTTGGGATCGTATTCCAATTCGTACGTCACGGGAAACGTGGCCGGCCGATTCTTGTTGGGTTCGTCGTGACGGACGACCTCGGTGCCCGTTTCGCCATCGAGGTGCACGAAGGAGCCTCGAAGTTGCCCCTCGGCCCTTTCAATCTTCCGGCGTTCGACGGCCATCTTGACCCCGCTTGCGACCACGCTTTCGTGCAGCTCCAGCGTGATTTGCGACTTGCTCTGGTCGATCGTCCAATACTCGGGCGATCGTTCACAAGTTCGCGGCAGAACGATGCGTTTGTCCGGTGAAACGGCCAAACCGGGGACGAGCGCCCACGTGCCTGTCCACGAAGGCTGCGGTGGGGTTTTTGCTGGGGCGTTGGATTGTCCGGAACAAGACAAGAAACACGGCAAGCAGACGAGGAACCAAGTGCGGGCAAGGGGGAGCATGCGGAAAGGATGCGCGCAGGTTGGTTATGACGTCAAGCGCTCGCCGACGCTTCTGTTGCACGTGAAACGCGCTGAGCCTCTTCCACCAGCGCCTTCAAGCACGGCACCACCACGCGCCCGATCGTCGCGCGGCGAATCGCCCCTCGAACGCTCGACGTGACCACGCCGTGATCCAAGAGCTCCTCGTCACGCTCGGTGCGGCGAGATTCGTACGCTGTGGCAAGCTCGTCCGATAGAACCGCAATTTCATGACGAATCGCATCGCGCACGTCAGCACCGAATGCGGTAAGCGCCCACTTGACCGTGCGCCAAGCAAGCTCGGCGTGCTGCGATTCGTCTTTTGCAATCATGTCGAGCGTTTGTCGCACCACCGGGTCCATGGCTCGCGCGCTCGCTTCACCCGCTTCGACCGCGGCGACGGTTTCTCCCACGCAACCCTCGCGAATCACGCGCCGAACGATGCCGACCACATCGTCGCTCTCCGCCATGGCACCATCCATCGCCAAGCGCCCAGGGCCAATGGGTTTGTCGCGGTAAGCGCTCGCCATGGCGAACGCAAACCGAGCGTGCTTCGTTTCGTCCACCATGGCGGAATTCGTGCGCATGATCAAATCGCTCGGAGCGCCAAGCGAAAGCAGCTCCATCGAGAATCGCGCGAATGCAGCAATCGATGCGTGCTCCATGCGAGCCGTGTGCTCCCAAGCTTCGGCAAGCTCGTTGCGGATTCGTTCGTCGATACCCTC
This genomic window from Polyangiaceae bacterium contains:
- a CDS encoding response regulator, which encodes MGAQATAWDRNEGRSDTKVGQSERFGGVRADFVATLGRRVLELRAAVARLGEDASSSARRDDLRRRVHALAAAARLLRFNKLAAELAGSEALVDRIAQRGKLTEEDAKQLCELLDRLPELAWSEAALVDPDSVPRPGSTPPRPMIAPDVPRDASEDIVAKQTKFDAPQTILFVGPAHLAEGLATEDDPESFEIERTDDFAKAADLARALAPDVIVIDADKPSARQLVAALLADPMTEEAPIILLGRFVKADDAALYAALGVARTLPKPVSPSALRKAIIEVTASYVKREIARAPIGEVTLDELGKRLAEELRRGLCDAADERARQMRISCGEGSEMLAALWGTVARIRDLVTIESRGAVRFVQSGPEGALPYAPWFGETNARGDQASRVRSLGEARGTKGASLERMSIVVADDDAAITWFLAGVLRSAGATVYEARDGERAFELACEHSPDLVLSDIVMPGLDGFALCRAIKRDFALRDVPVVLLSWKEDLLQRVRELGAGADGYMRKEASAASIVQRLREILGPRLRVAERLARGGEVRGRLEGLTPRTLLSLACTHLPASTLTVRDARDLYEVEIREGHPVRATRTTADGSYERGPGVLARLLGVGSGRFVVVPIAHDDVERLSAARPDLFGSLAEQLVPPIASARAAQRLLSGGSLMLATRVEVDLGVLGSLVDAMPDRARSVLRAIADGASPRDIVVSGSTPARLVEDVLCDAAAHGAISAIVGASGTDLLTPAVQAESERLRGIRRLEPVVVPPLSEVLPEPVSSTPQPVSAVIDRSATPLPAVVRDEPSPAAPIVETNATKHQVEDKPRETLRAAEKPAVLVTPHDDDDDDATTLALLGQSPVSHAAAPKVSANDFTPDVISGVQTYMPPPVAPVVAPEPAPASKGLLGQTATKASDVASESAAVEAAKGEQASGLSPAPLKRAPLEAIAPSVRPPSSEKAPLKAKSASPKPAAVSKKVSPKPPVAKPVTRVVPPMTLGSLEPPPVEELPPPRTALPSSHAPRPRMAEAEVHAGMQAAEPPKRDNSRMRVGAWILFALAGVVFAVGSRVSHQRSLEAAQAQQAAQVAEPADTEAVQAVEPAPEAPVETATSLDRKEGESADFPVLPQDLPLRKEDKVPKGQGLLEVVAGPSDTIFVDGQLIGTGPVVKVPLAPKKDPYEIRLRLRGEERVRFALVKEGRMSRLRIAPPWSR
- a CDS encoding sulfatase-like hydrolase/transferase gives rise to the protein MVSLKVRFAPILLALGLGLSAGCNGCNQKGVGDKPTPAPPSSAEAPAFPAGRVMTDLIEELPACDIEHRGILFDAGTPAMTGRYAWTGTAPPGVENVEHDASTWIRVSSRTLKVFFMVPEPSHVFVATRALGHASKSASVLLDDQPLGTLNFIRDQVRVATTPVTNLPVDAGMHTLTFRFSGKVRDDDAFVDIDWIRIGIPDESTVTFGAPTLRDIVTTRAALSGVPHRALAMRGPGALRCTLRWPPGARLRTSIGLMGAGEADATIRILRDGEKPTELLVQHVTGGDKAVWTDVDLPLDEYAGKLSTIELGMEATPPGSRVMFGDPSIVLLAPPPPATAKARAVVVVVMGSVERAALPPWHGAPTPQLPALSDLALTATTFHRHRAPTTFPGSVVASLLTALPPRGHTVTDLGARMPSWQTTLGGIAHDASIRAAMFTGVPSTFKSFGFGSGWEHFVEYPPYGNDPATAPLDGAAAWMTDVLRQAPDARLLVVVHSRGGHPPWDITPKELALLPPSKYTGVIEPRRGAQQLASARKRKNKRDVLSTQDQERVRALEAAALADEDRALGNLVTALKTAGIWENTVFVVTGDVSTGAASLYDEGTDLAEPFLTLPLYVRFPEGRHGGTHVNLPTEIWDITQTAISALGISFSRQGLGRDLSGVASGLEDSTAEPQIATLDERYSARWGELIMTGRYDGVPSLCDLSLDPMCAFNRRDTMPVAAQALFRRIMARDQSTRVDVRKREPASFDNDTVAALRVWGTID